In the genome of Pelagibacterium nitratireducens, one region contains:
- the ybgF gene encoding tol-pal system protein YbgF: MSRLLTTLAGRWRQGAVIAATAGLLTFSMTVAGQGQGNDLAGMQVRIDQLEEQVRLNSGQIEGLQFQLTQLQSLLERTQEDNEYRFQQLEGGSLGETDAAIPSGGETPAERLPQDPQPQSEPAPSDQTVIDPLIGDSDIIDSSEIGGEDNLYASDVFGQESSEEGADGVVLGPPEGELGSTPPSEPLDLSFDPDAIPLEDGDANAQYQAGYDAVVRGEYAFAENQFRQFIETFPNHQQAPDATYWLGETLIERAAYGEAAEVLLEGFESYTTSTRAPDLLFSLGVALHGAGEFDTACRTYGEVLRRYPDSTQAFKDRVTAEQAQAGC, translated from the coding sequence GTGTCGAGACTTTTAACGACGCTCGCGGGGCGATGGCGGCAGGGCGCCGTGATCGCCGCAACGGCGGGACTTCTGACTTTTTCCATGACTGTCGCCGGACAGGGGCAGGGCAATGACCTGGCCGGTATGCAGGTGCGCATCGACCAGCTCGAAGAGCAGGTGCGGCTCAATTCGGGTCAGATCGAGGGGCTTCAGTTCCAGCTCACCCAGCTTCAGAGCCTTCTCGAGCGCACCCAGGAAGACAATGAATATCGCTTCCAGCAGCTGGAGGGCGGGAGCCTGGGGGAAACTGATGCGGCAATCCCATCCGGCGGCGAGACGCCTGCCGAGCGGTTGCCGCAGGACCCCCAGCCCCAGAGCGAACCGGCTCCCTCCGATCAGACGGTGATCGATCCCCTGATCGGGGATTCCGACATCATCGATAGCAGCGAAATTGGCGGCGAGGACAACCTCTATGCCAGCGATGTGTTCGGGCAGGAGTCGAGTGAGGAGGGTGCGGACGGGGTCGTTCTGGGCCCACCCGAAGGCGAATTGGGCAGCACGCCGCCCTCCGAGCCGCTCGATCTCAGTTTCGATCCCGATGCGATCCCGCTTGAGGATGGCGATGCCAACGCTCAGTACCAGGCGGGTTACGATGCCGTGGTGCGGGGCGAATACGCCTTTGCGGAAAACCAGTTCCGCCAGTTCATCGAAACCTTCCCCAACCACCAGCAGGCGCCCGATGCGACCTATTGGCTGGGCGAAACGTTGATCGAACGCGCCGCCTATGGGGAAGCGGCCGAAGTTCTGCTCGAAGGGTTCGAAAGCTACACGACCTCGACCCGTGCGCCCGATCTGCTGTTCAGCCTCGGCGTTGCGCTGCACGGGGCGGGAGAGTTCGATACCGCGTGCCGGACTTATGGCGAAGTGCTGCGTCGCTATCCGGACTCCACCCAGGCCTTCAAGGACAGGGTGACGGCCGAGCAGGCGCAGGCGGGGTGCTGA
- the tilS gene encoding tRNA lysidine(34) synthetase TilS — protein MLTPADMALCGLDPETLFAPLAGRKTIGLAVSGGADSLALMLLYAAWSGTKPRAIVYTVDHGLRPEAQAEAAMVAREAGKLGLSCRALAWTGDKPSTGRQSAARKARYGLIAQAMDADGAEILLTAHHLRDQAETVLMRLAHGSGVSGLGGIRTFSSVEGICVFRPLLGVSPETLATLVARAGLSPAFDPSNADGTYERTRWRDALPGLADLGLAPDRLGKAAERLQRIDALAIRATDGFIAGHGTLDPLGIVRIEREAFGTADPEIRVRVIERALAGVSGVQSFFLSRIEALAERIAAGARFTATLAGTRILAEANTIVIHREAGRRGLPTASLAPGQSLVWDGRFVVKAAIAGTIGPATGLGREAFGALTGGTLAGPVAGLRAAPLVRDAHGEIAAIGGIEVGEGFSVEQIPLTSWAGNCGNRPPDGAVALVSPE, from the coding sequence GTGCTGACCCCGGCTGACATGGCGTTGTGCGGTCTCGACCCCGAGACGCTTTTTGCGCCTCTGGCCGGTCGAAAAACCATCGGCCTCGCCGTTTCGGGCGGGGCCGATTCGCTTGCACTGATGCTTCTCTATGCCGCCTGGAGCGGCACAAAGCCCAGGGCGATCGTCTATACCGTCGACCACGGCTTGCGGCCCGAGGCGCAGGCCGAAGCGGCCATGGTTGCTCGCGAGGCCGGAAAGCTCGGACTTTCCTGCCGCGCGCTTGCCTGGACGGGGGACAAGCCTTCGACAGGCAGGCAGAGCGCGGCGCGCAAAGCCCGCTACGGGCTGATTGCGCAGGCGATGGACGCCGACGGGGCCGAAATTCTGCTCACCGCCCATCATCTGCGCGATCAGGCCGAAACGGTCCTGATGCGGCTTGCCCATGGCAGCGGAGTTTCCGGGCTGGGCGGCATAAGGACATTTTCGAGCGTCGAGGGAATTTGTGTTTTCCGGCCGCTGCTTGGCGTTTCGCCCGAAACGCTGGCGACGCTGGTGGCGCGGGCCGGGTTGTCGCCGGCCTTCGACCCGTCCAACGCCGATGGAACCTATGAACGCACGCGCTGGCGCGACGCGTTGCCCGGCCTTGCCGATCTCGGGCTCGCGCCCGATCGGCTGGGCAAGGCCGCCGAACGGCTCCAGCGGATCGATGCTTTGGCCATTCGGGCGACCGATGGGTTTATCGCCGGGCATGGCACGCTCGATCCCCTGGGAATCGTGCGGATCGAGCGCGAGGCGTTCGGGACTGCCGATCCTGAAATCAGGGTGCGCGTTATCGAGCGGGCATTGGCTGGCGTATCTGGAGTGCAATCGTTCTTTCTGTCGCGGATCGAGGCGCTGGCGGAGCGAATTGCGGCGGGTGCGCGGTTCACGGCCACGCTGGCGGGCACACGCATCCTGGCCGAGGCGAACACAATCGTGATCCATCGTGAGGCCGGACGGCGCGGATTGCCTACGGCAAGTCTTGCCCCCGGCCAAAGCCTTGTCTGGGATGGCCGTTTTGTCGTCAAGGCGGCGATCGCGGGAACCATCGGGCCGGCCACCGGGTTGGGCAGAGAGGCGTTCGGGGCACTCACGGGCGGGACTTTGGCCGGTCCGGTTGCCGGTCTGCGCGCGGCACCGCTGGTCCGCGACGCGCACGGTGAAATTGCCGCCATTGGCGGCATAGAGGTTGGAGAGGGTTTTTCGGTGGAGCAAATCCCGTTAACCTCTTGGGCCGGAAACTGCGGCAATCGGCCACCGGACGGGGCTGTTGCCCTTGTATCGCCGGAATGA
- the ftsH gene encoding ATP-dependent zinc metalloprotease FtsH, producing MNGNFRNLAIWLVILFMLLGLFQVFQSSTRTVSTVERTYSQFVNDIDNGRIAEVTIINDTVQGRTNEGTRFEVTIPEGANIVERLENQNVEITARAPEGSPFWSILLSSWLPFIVLIAVWFFFIRQMQGGGRGGAMGFGKSRAKMLTESSGKVTFEDVAGVEEAKQDLEEIVEFLRDPGKFQRLGGRIPRGVLLVGPPGTGKTLLARSVAGEANVPFFTISGSDFVEMFVGVGASRVRDMFEQAKKNAPCIIFIDEIDAVGRQRGAGLGGGNDEREQTLNQLLVEMDGFEANEGIILIAATNRPDVLDPALLRPGRFDRQVVVPNPDVAGRERILKVHVRKVPLAPDVDLKVLARGTPGFSGADLMNIVNEAALLAARRNKRFVTHAEFEDAKDKIMMGAERRTMAMTDEEKKLTAYHEAGHALINLMLVGKLDPIHKATIIPRGRALGMVMTLPEKDSYSFSREKAVARLAMLFGGREAEIYKFGAEKVTSGASGDIQMATNLARSMVMEWGMSERLGRVRYKSNDQEVFLGHSVTQSQHMSDETAKLIDEEVRKLVEDGELAARTMIMENIDKFETVAQALLEYETLTGDELRGLMDGKQPVRDIDNDNTPKSTGVPKAGKPHKKRGEEGEPDAGLEPQPGT from the coding sequence ATGAACGGAAATTTTCGGAATTTGGCCATATGGCTGGTCATCCTTTTCATGCTCTTGGGGCTGTTTCAGGTTTTCCAGTCCTCGACCCGCACCGTATCGACGGTGGAGCGGACCTATAGCCAGTTCGTAAATGACATCGACAATGGCCGTATCGCCGAAGTCACCATCATCAACGATACGGTTCAGGGCCGCACCAACGAGGGCACCCGCTTTGAGGTGACGATCCCCGAAGGCGCCAACATCGTCGAGCGGCTCGAAAACCAGAACGTGGAAATCACGGCCCGCGCGCCGGAAGGGTCGCCCTTCTGGTCGATCCTGCTCTCGAGCTGGCTGCCGTTCATCGTTTTGATCGCCGTATGGTTCTTCTTTATCCGCCAGATGCAGGGCGGTGGCCGTGGCGGCGCCATGGGCTTTGGCAAGTCGCGCGCCAAGATGCTTACCGAATCCTCGGGCAAGGTGACGTTCGAGGACGTGGCCGGTGTCGAGGAAGCCAAGCAGGATCTGGAAGAAATCGTCGAGTTCCTGCGCGATCCGGGCAAGTTCCAGCGGCTGGGCGGGCGCATTCCGCGCGGTGTGCTGCTTGTCGGCCCTCCGGGCACCGGTAAGACGCTTCTGGCCCGTTCGGTGGCCGGCGAGGCCAATGTCCCGTTCTTTACCATTTCGGGTTCGGACTTCGTTGAAATGTTCGTGGGTGTCGGTGCGTCCCGCGTGCGCGACATGTTCGAGCAGGCCAAAAAGAATGCGCCGTGCATCATCTTCATCGACGAAATCGACGCCGTCGGCCGCCAGCGTGGTGCCGGTTTAGGCGGCGGGAACGACGAACGCGAACAGACGCTCAACCAGTTGCTGGTCGAGATGGACGGGTTCGAAGCCAATGAAGGCATCATCCTGATCGCCGCGACCAACCGTCCCGACGTTCTCGATCCCGCGTTGCTGCGTCCGGGCCGTTTCGACCGTCAGGTCGTGGTGCCCAATCCCGACGTCGCCGGTCGCGAACGCATCCTCAAGGTCCACGTCCGCAAGGTGCCGCTGGCCCCCGACGTCGACCTGAAGGTTCTGGCCCGCGGAACGCCCGGCTTTTCGGGCGCGGATCTGATGAACATCGTCAACGAAGCCGCACTTCTGGCCGCGCGCCGCAACAAGCGGTTCGTGACCCATGCCGAGTTCGAGGATGCCAAGGACAAGATCATGATGGGCGCCGAGCGCCGCACCATGGCCATGACCGACGAGGAAAAGAAGCTCACTGCCTATCACGAGGCCGGTCACGCGCTGATCAACCTGATGCTGGTGGGCAAGCTCGATCCGATCCACAAGGCCACCATCATCCCGCGCGGCCGTGCGCTGGGCATGGTGATGACCCTGCCCGAAAAGGACAGCTATTCGTTCTCCCGCGAAAAAGCGGTGGCGCGTCTGGCCATGCTGTTCGGCGGCCGCGAAGCCGAGATCTACAAGTTCGGTGCCGAAAAGGTCACATCGGGCGCCTCTGGCGATATCCAGATGGCGACCAATCTGGCCCGCTCGATGGTTATGGAATGGGGCATGAGCGAAAGGCTCGGCCGCGTGCGCTACAAGTCGAACGATCAGGAAGTGTTTCTTGGCCATTCGGTGACCCAGTCCCAGCACATGTCGGATGAAACCGCCAAGCTGATCGACGAGGAAGTGCGCAAGCTTGTCGAAGACGGCGAGTTGGCGGCCCGCACCATGATCATGGAAAATATCGACAAGTTCGAAACCGTCGCCCAGGCGCTTCTCGAATATGAAACCCTGACGGGTGACGAATTGCGCGGCCTTATGGACGGCAAACAGCCGGTCCGGGATATCGACAACGACAACACGCCGAAATCGACCGGTGTGCCCAAGGCCGGTAAGCCGCACAAAAAGCGCGGCGAGGAAGGCGAACCCGATGCCGGGCTCGAGCCCCAGCCGGGCACCTGA
- the pal gene encoding peptidoglycan-associated lipoprotein Pal — protein sequence MPLLRFGKGLLLAVLLVAVAACARTPTTGVGNISGDAAGGGGAPGSQQEFLVSVGDRVFFETDSSVLTADAQATLDQQSQWLQQYAQYRIVIEGHADERGTREYNIALGARRATAVVNYLVSRGIPQERLSTVSYGKERPVAICNDISCWSQNRRAVTVLTN from the coding sequence ATGCCCCTTCTTCGTTTCGGCAAAGGCCTCCTGTTGGCGGTTTTGCTCGTTGCCGTCGCAGCCTGCGCCCGCACACCGACCACAGGCGTCGGCAATATCAGCGGCGATGCCGCCGGGGGCGGCGGTGCTCCTGGCAGCCAGCAGGAATTCCTGGTTTCGGTCGGCGACCGCGTCTTCTTTGAAACCGATTCTTCGGTTCTGACCGCCGATGCGCAGGCGACACTGGACCAGCAGTCCCAGTGGCTGCAGCAATACGCCCAGTACCGCATCGTGATCGAAGGTCACGCCGATGAGCGCGGTACGCGCGAATACAACATCGCGCTGGGTGCCCGCCGTGCCACCGCTGTCGTCAACTATCTGGTTTCCCGCGGCATTCCCCAGGAGCGCCTCTCGACCGTTTCCTACGGCAAGGAACGCCCCGTCGCGATCTGCAACGATATTTCGTGCTGGAGCCAGAACCGCCGCGCGGTCACCGTTTTGACAAACTGA